From Alteribacter lacisalsi, a single genomic window includes:
- the phnC gene encoding phosphonate ABC transporter ATP-binding protein translates to MNAITVNNVTKTFRDGTTALSDVSFTVNPGEGVILLGHNGSGKSTLFKCISGFEKPTSGEILYGDKDITRLSKRKFRPIRKKLGMVFQNFHLIYNLSVFQNVLFGAMGNSKTFLHTLSFCASDELRMKAMECLDRVGLAHLAGRRADQLSGGQQQRVAIARMLMQDPEVVLADEPIASLDPRAGREVMELLWEIVRERHLTVVCILHQTEVALEYGERFIGLHSGKLVMDQVQGQVSKEELSTLYNKESSFESFSKAGASHE, encoded by the coding sequence ATGAATGCTATTACCGTCAACAATGTGACGAAAACTTTTCGCGACGGCACCACAGCATTGTCAGATGTATCGTTCACTGTAAATCCCGGCGAAGGGGTTATTCTCCTGGGCCATAACGGCTCAGGAAAATCAACCCTGTTTAAATGTATCTCCGGATTTGAAAAGCCGACATCCGGCGAGATTTTATATGGAGACAAAGATATTACTCGGTTATCAAAAAGAAAATTCAGACCCATCCGTAAGAAACTGGGAATGGTCTTTCAGAACTTTCATTTAATCTATAACCTGTCTGTCTTTCAGAACGTGCTGTTTGGTGCTATGGGAAATTCAAAAACTTTTTTACACACGCTCTCATTCTGCGCATCAGATGAACTGCGAATGAAAGCAATGGAATGCTTGGATCGGGTAGGACTTGCCCATCTTGCCGGAAGAAGGGCCGATCAGCTTTCAGGGGGACAGCAGCAGCGCGTGGCCATTGCCCGAATGCTGATGCAGGACCCGGAAGTTGTTCTTGCTGATGAACCGATTGCAAGTCTGGATCCCCGTGCAGGACGTGAAGTCATGGAACTGTTGTGGGAGATTGTCCGTGAACGGCACCTGACGGTTGTCTGTATTCTCCATCAGACTGAAGTTGCTTTGGAATATGGAGAACGATTTATCGGTCTTCACTCCGGTAAACTCGTAATGGATCAGGTTCAGGGTCAGGTTTCTAAAGAAGAGCTCAGTACTTTATACAATAAGGAAAGCTCGTTCGAATCTTTTTCAAAGGCAGGTGCTTCCCATGAGTGA
- a CDS encoding phosphate/phosphite/phosphonate ABC transporter substrate-binding protein: protein MKKFGTSMSAFVLGLGLLAACGSEDTDGEGETAEASGSNDTSEASDQEDEESEDERADWPDKLRFADTGVEGMEELQREFGPFKEVLEDVLDLEVEFFAVTDRIIGATALEYDQVDMMLAGPSEYVQINSVVPDSYPIVGIERDEYHAAIIVHEDDDIHSLDDLVGKSIAMKDAGSTSGHIGPSSILIEEGYDLDADFDIRLLDNARIEAFKNRDVDVLATGIKDYHQMVEEDGEGKYRLLHEGPPLPNDTFIASPELPEDFVEEVRTLLLENQEEIIESILVTGENDKYLQARFVEASDEDYDPMRRAYETLGLEIE, encoded by the coding sequence ATGAAAAAATTCGGAACATCCATGTCAGCTTTCGTACTTGGGTTAGGGTTACTTGCCGCTTGCGGCTCTGAAGATACAGATGGTGAAGGAGAGACGGCAGAAGCATCCGGCAGCAATGACACTTCTGAAGCCTCGGATCAGGAAGACGAAGAATCAGAAGACGAACGTGCAGACTGGCCGGACAAGCTTCGTTTTGCTGATACTGGCGTAGAAGGTATGGAAGAACTTCAGCGTGAATTCGGACCATTTAAAGAAGTGCTGGAAGATGTCCTTGATCTTGAAGTAGAATTTTTTGCGGTAACGGACCGGATCATCGGGGCAACCGCACTCGAGTATGACCAGGTAGACATGATGCTTGCGGGTCCTTCCGAATACGTGCAGATCAACTCGGTTGTACCGGATTCCTATCCAATCGTAGGCATTGAGCGTGATGAGTACCACGCTGCGATCATTGTTCATGAAGATGACGATATTCACTCTCTTGATGATCTCGTCGGCAAATCAATTGCCATGAAAGATGCAGGCTCCACAAGCGGCCACATCGGACCAAGCTCCATTCTGATTGAAGAAGGGTATGACCTTGATGCTGATTTTGACATCCGTCTCCTGGACAATGCCAGAATCGAAGCTTTCAAGAATCGCGACGTAGATGTTCTAGCAACAGGAATTAAAGATTATCATCAAATGGTAGAGGAAGACGGCGAAGGAAAATACCGCCTCCTTCATGAAGGACCGCCACTGCCAAATGACACGTTCATCGCCAGCCCTGAGCTGCCTGAAGACTTTGTTGAAGAAGTCCGCACACTTCTCCTTGAGAATCAGGAGGAAATCATTGAAAGTATCCTTGTTACGGGAGAGAACGATAAGTATCTTCAGGCCCGTTTCGTAGAGGCTTCTGATGAAGATTACGACCCGATGCGCCGTGCCTATGAAACACTTGGACTTGAAATTGAATAA
- a CDS encoding trans-sulfuration enzyme family protein: MKFHTKNVHFQDKVDTKEVSKTKPIYQTSAFSFTDLEDMEDFFQGKKDFMYTRVGNPNTDDLGKGVADLEEAPAGAASASGISAILGGVLAVAKAGDHIIATEDLYGGTYQLFAGELPDFGIEVSFADFSDHGAIEEAIRDNTVLLYTESVTNPLLRVEDIKGIASLARKHGLKTMVDNTFPTPYLIRPYTDGADLVAHSATKYIGGHSDLSAGVICGDEALVKKARAKIVYLGANLGPFDGWLGCRGLKTLALRMERQSANARKLADHLTKRGVLGRVYYPNSVSERGHGAIVTIDLGEKYDVHAFFRNLDWVKVVPTLAGVETSVTYPVGTSHRPVPKETRDRLGVTEQMVRISVGIEDPEDIQAAFDRALEASRK; the protein is encoded by the coding sequence ATGAAATTTCATACAAAAAACGTACATTTTCAGGATAAAGTGGATACAAAAGAAGTGAGCAAAACAAAGCCGATATATCAAACATCGGCGTTTTCGTTTACTGATCTGGAGGATATGGAAGATTTCTTTCAGGGAAAAAAGGATTTCATGTACACGCGGGTGGGAAACCCGAATACAGATGATCTCGGTAAAGGGGTGGCTGATCTTGAGGAAGCGCCTGCAGGGGCAGCGTCCGCTTCCGGTATCTCTGCGATCCTTGGCGGGGTACTTGCTGTCGCAAAGGCGGGGGACCACATCATTGCTACAGAGGATCTTTACGGCGGGACCTACCAGCTGTTTGCCGGCGAGCTGCCGGACTTCGGCATCGAAGTATCCTTTGCTGATTTTTCCGATCACGGAGCCATTGAAGAGGCCATTCGTGACAATACGGTACTTCTTTACACAGAATCGGTGACGAATCCTCTGCTGAGAGTCGAGGACATTAAAGGGATTGCCTCTCTGGCCCGAAAACATGGTTTGAAGACGATGGTGGATAACACATTTCCGACGCCTTACCTGATCCGCCCTTATACAGATGGGGCAGATCTGGTGGCGCACAGTGCGACGAAGTACATCGGTGGTCACAGCGATTTGTCTGCCGGCGTGATCTGCGGCGACGAAGCGCTTGTGAAAAAGGCCCGCGCCAAGATCGTATATCTCGGAGCCAATCTCGGGCCGTTTGACGGCTGGCTCGGCTGCCGGGGACTGAAGACGCTGGCGCTTCGCATGGAGCGGCAAAGTGCCAATGCGAGAAAGCTGGCGGATCATCTGACTAAACGCGGGGTCCTTGGACGTGTCTACTATCCGAACAGTGTATCCGAGCGCGGACACGGAGCTATCGTGACGATTGATCTCGGGGAAAAATACGATGTGCATGCGTTTTTCCGGAACCTGGACTGGGTGAAGGTGGTGCCGACCCTTGCAGGTGTCGAAACATCGGTTACGTATCCGGTCGGAACATCCCACCGCCCGGTGCCAAAAGAGACCCGGGACCGCCTGGGAGTTACGGAACAGATGGTGCGTATTTCCGTTGGGATTGAAGACCCGGAGGACATTCAGGCTGCATTTGACCGGGCACTGGAAGCGTCACGAAAGTAG
- the thiL gene encoding thiamine-phosphate kinase — MKDEFAFIRSIQPDRHHQPTVVAGIGDDAALYDGEDGWHEIATVDTLAEDIHFSRKTMTPYQTGHRALAVNISDIAAMGGRPVFYLVSVSVPKAGTWREEELQEMYRGMSDLAAKYEMDLIGGDTNATYDKLVVSVTVIGRVEKGVKLLRTNARPGDTVFVTGPVGSSAAGLQLLLDEGLEAEKENKRAQAHQTPMPQVQAGRIIAGSGLRTALNDISDGLASEAHEIANASGVAMELEWALIPHELDGEERQKEWALFGGEDFQLIGCAGENDTEKLRQLFEAEGLKLYPIGTVTEGTGVWLTDGKERTRLDKGGYNHFT, encoded by the coding sequence ATGAAAGACGAATTTGCCTTTATCCGCTCAATCCAGCCGGACAGGCACCATCAGCCGACGGTGGTGGCCGGAATCGGGGACGATGCGGCGCTTTACGACGGCGAGGACGGCTGGCACGAGATCGCCACAGTTGATACGCTGGCAGAGGACATTCATTTTTCCAGAAAGACGATGACGCCTTACCAGACCGGGCACCGGGCACTGGCTGTTAACATCAGTGATATCGCAGCCATGGGCGGACGCCCCGTTTTTTACCTCGTGTCCGTGAGTGTGCCGAAAGCGGGCACGTGGCGCGAAGAGGAGCTGCAGGAAATGTACCGTGGAATGAGCGATCTTGCCGCAAAATACGAAATGGACCTGATCGGCGGGGATACGAACGCCACGTATGATAAGCTCGTCGTTTCGGTCACCGTGATCGGCCGGGTGGAAAAAGGCGTGAAGCTTCTACGGACGAATGCCCGTCCGGGGGACACCGTCTTTGTGACCGGACCGGTCGGCTCGTCTGCTGCTGGTCTGCAGCTGCTTCTGGACGAAGGCCTTGAGGCGGAAAAAGAAAACAAGCGGGCCCAAGCTCATCAGACGCCTATGCCCCAGGTGCAGGCAGGACGGATCATTGCCGGATCCGGTCTCAGGACAGCCCTGAATGATATCAGCGACGGCCTTGCGAGCGAGGCCCATGAAATCGCCAATGCGAGCGGTGTTGCCATGGAACTGGAATGGGCGCTCATTCCCCATGAACTGGACGGGGAAGAGCGGCAGAAGGAATGGGCACTGTTTGGTGGTGAGGACTTTCAGCTGATCGGCTGTGCCGGGGAAAATGACACAGAAAAGCTCAGACAGCTGTTTGAAGCAGAAGGACTGAAGCTCTATCCGATCGGAACGGTCACAGAAGGAACAGGCGTCTGGCTAACCGACGGAAAAGAACGGACACGGCTTGATAAAGGCGGCTACAACCATTTTACATAG
- the tsaE gene encoding tRNA (adenosine(37)-N6)-threonylcarbamoyltransferase complex ATPase subunit type 1 TsaE, which translates to MSEFKIYTQSPEETLALAEKLAGYVKAGDVITLDGDLGAGKTSFTKGLAKGLGVKRNVNSPTFTIMKEYEGRDFPLYHMDAYRLEEGGDEMGLEEYFEGDGVSVVEWPEMIEDELPPYRLAIHIRHIGDTEREIRFEPAGERYRTICEELIENERTGN; encoded by the coding sequence GTGAGTGAGTTTAAAATATATACACAAAGTCCCGAGGAGACACTCGCCCTGGCAGAAAAACTGGCCGGTTACGTAAAGGCGGGGGATGTGATTACCCTCGACGGGGACCTTGGTGCAGGTAAGACAAGCTTTACAAAAGGCCTTGCGAAGGGGCTCGGGGTAAAACGAAACGTAAACAGCCCCACCTTTACGATCATGAAGGAGTACGAGGGCCGTGATTTTCCTTTGTACCACATGGATGCGTACCGCCTTGAAGAAGGCGGCGATGAGATGGGGCTGGAAGAATATTTTGAAGGTGACGGGGTGTCGGTTGTGGAGTGGCCGGAGATGATCGAGGATGAGCTTCCGCCGTATCGCCTGGCGATACACATCCGCCATATCGGCGATACAGAGCGGGAGATCCGGTTCGAGCCGGCCGGGGAAAGGTACCGCACCATTTGTGAGGAGCTAATTGAAAATGAACGTACTGGCAATTGA
- the tsaB gene encoding tRNA (adenosine(37)-N6)-threonylcarbamoyltransferase complex dimerization subunit type 1 TsaB encodes MNVLAIDTSTYVMTVAVFRDGRPAGELTTHLKKNHSLRLMPGIRAVMAEADMVPDELDRIAVAEGPGSYTGVRIGVTTAKTMAWSLGIPVVGVSSLEALAANGRHFNGLVCPFFDARRGQVFTGLYRFTDGTVEQVEADRLVLFDEWLDTVEKHDVPVLFLSPDLDKHRALLNSRPSLRANTGNPIDHVTRASSIASAGMNLAADAPVHLISPNYLRLAEAEAKWRAAQQEKDGR; translated from the coding sequence ATGAACGTACTGGCAATTGATACATCCACTTACGTGATGACCGTCGCTGTGTTTCGTGACGGCCGACCGGCAGGGGAACTGACTACACATTTGAAAAAGAACCACTCGCTCCGTCTCATGCCCGGAATCCGGGCGGTGATGGCGGAAGCGGACATGGTGCCGGACGAGCTTGACCGGATCGCGGTAGCGGAAGGACCCGGCTCCTATACGGGTGTCCGCATCGGCGTCACGACCGCCAAAACGATGGCCTGGTCTTTGGGCATTCCGGTTGTAGGGGTCTCGAGCCTTGAGGCGCTTGCTGCAAACGGCCGCCATTTCAACGGCCTTGTGTGCCCGTTCTTTGACGCACGGCGCGGTCAGGTGTTTACCGGGCTGTACCGCTTCACTGATGGCACAGTCGAGCAGGTGGAAGCAGACCGGCTCGTGCTCTTTGACGAATGGCTGGATACAGTGGAAAAACACGATGTGCCTGTACTTTTCCTGAGTCCGGATCTGGATAAGCACAGGGCATTGCTTAATTCACGTCCATCCCTTCGTGCGAACACAGGAAACCCGATCGATCATGTGACGCGGGCGTCGAGTATTGCGTCAGCCGGGATGAACCTGGCAGCGGACGCCCCGGTCCATCTGATCAGCCCGAATTATCTTCGTCTGGCGGAGGCTGAGGCGAAGTGGCGGGCGGCGCAGCAAGAGAAGGACGGCAGGTGA
- the rimI gene encoding ribosomal protein S18-alanine N-acetyltransferase, translated as MGEEISIRLMDIGDIDGVMAVEEDCFPVPWSRGAFVNELQANQFAYYLVAEAGERIIGYCGVWVIIDEAHITNIAVHSDFRRKGIGEALLTAGLELARTFGAKKLTLEVRVSNKAAQRMYEKHGFERGGVRKRYYTDNQEDAQIMWVMME; from the coding sequence GTGGGAGAGGAGATTTCGATCCGGCTGATGGACATAGGGGACATTGACGGCGTGATGGCGGTGGAAGAGGACTGTTTCCCGGTGCCGTGGAGCCGGGGGGCGTTTGTGAACGAGCTGCAGGCGAATCAGTTTGCGTACTACCTGGTGGCTGAGGCCGGCGAGCGGATTATCGGCTACTGCGGGGTGTGGGTGATCATTGATGAGGCGCACATTACGAATATTGCGGTGCATTCGGATTTCCGGCGCAAGGGAATTGGCGAGGCGCTGCTCACCGCCGGACTGGAGCTTGCCCGGACGTTCGGGGCGAAGAAGCTGACGCTTGAGGTGCGGGTGAGCAACAAAGCGGCGCAGCGGATGTACGAGAAGCACGGCTTTGAGCGCGGGGGCGTGCGGAAGAGGTATTATACGGATAATCAGGAAGACGCGCAGATTATGTGGGTGATGATGGAATGA